In Streptomyces hawaiiensis, one genomic interval encodes:
- a CDS encoding helix-turn-helix domain-containing protein — translation MVRTPLTPEERERGERLGKLLREARGGRSMTEIAASAGISAETLRKIETGRAPTPAFFTVAALAGVLGLSMDELAGQCVLVPL, via the coding sequence ATGGTGCGCACCCCTCTCACCCCAGAAGAACGCGAACGCGGCGAGCGGCTCGGCAAGCTGCTGCGTGAAGCGCGTGGCGGCCGGAGCATGACGGAGATCGCGGCGAGCGCGGGTATCTCCGCGGAGACCCTTCGGAAGATCGAGACCGGGCGGGCCCCGACCCCGGCCTTCTTCACGGTGGCCGCGCTGGCCGGAGTGCTCGGGCTGTCCATGGACGAACTGGCAGGGCAGTGCGTGCTGGTGCCCCTCTGA